From the Hippocampus zosterae strain Florida chromosome 13, ASM2543408v3, whole genome shotgun sequence genome, the window TATCTAGCAGCAGGGCGTTGTCTCCAGATTCTGTTTCTTCAGATCTAGACACGTCCCTGCTGCGGGATTGGCTCTTGGACTTTAGAGCATCCTCCCCAAATTCTGCAGCATCAGTTGAGAAATGTTCCTTCAGTCCGGACACGATGTATGTTCAAAACAACAGACAACATTGTAATTATTACTTAAGGTATTCTGAAGATAGGCCACTTTCTCCTCTTTCAACATTGTCTGAGGTGGATTATTCAGAACTTAGTATCAAGGATCTCTCGAATGAGAGCAGGCCAGAATCGCCAGATTCAGTATCGTCAGAGCATTTTAGAACAGAAACTGAGGTCTCTGTAATTGCAGTTCCACCTCTGTCATGTGCACGACcttttacatatgcagacgttgTCCGTGGCTTTACTCATGAAAGACCAGCCGATGCCATTCCTAAAGTCACGGCTTCAGAGTCTGGACTTATTTTAGTACTGTCTGATTCCTTTGATGAGTTGCCTGACTCCACCACAGTTGAAATGGCCTTGGAGGTGAGACCATGTTCACCAGAGTCTATAGCGTCTCACTGTGAAGTCAGGGCTCTTTCTCCTGACTCGCCTGTTCCTCATTTTGACATTGCCCAAATTGAGAATTATGACCAATGCTTCAAGCAACGGTCGTACTCACCGCAATCGAGTGTTTCAGATTGGGAAGGTCATGATTGGGGTCTCCCTAACCTTTTTGATGAGACCAGACCACTATCGCCACAATCTGTTTCATCAGACATGGAGCTAGATCACTTATTTAGCAGCAGGGCTCTGTCTCCAGAATCTATTTCTTCAGATCTAGACACGTCACTGCTGTGGGACTGGCTGTTGGACTTTAGAGCATCGTCCCCGGATTCTGCAGCATCAGTTGAGAAATGTTCCTTCAGTCCAGAGATGATGTCTGTTCAAAACAATAGGCAACATTGTAATTTTTACTTACGGTATTCTGAAGATCGGCCAGTTTCTCATCAGTCTACATTGTCTGAGGTTGATTATTCAGAACTTAGTATCAAGGATCTTTTTAATGACAGCAGGCCAGAATCGCCAGATTCAGTATCGTCAGAGCATTTTAGAACAGAAACTGAGGTCTCTGTAATTGCAGTTCCACCTCCGTCATGTGCACGACcttttacatatgcagacgttgTCCGTGGCTTTACTCATGAAAGACCAGCCGATGCCATGCCTAAAGTCACGGCTTCAGAGTCTGGACCTATTTTAGTACTGTCTGATTCCTTTGATGAGTTGCCTGACTCCACCACAGTTGAAATGGCTTTGGAGGTGAGACCATGTTCACCAGAGTCTATAGCGTCTCACGGTGAAGTCAGGGCTCTTTCTCCTGACTCGCCTGTTCCTCATTTTGACATTGCCCAAATTGAGAATTATGACCAATGCTTCAAGCAACGGTCGTACTCACCGCAATCGTTTGTTTCAGATTGGGAAGGTCATGATTGGGGTCTCCCTAACCTTTTCGATGAGACCAGACCACTATCGCCACAATCTGTTTCATCAGACATGGAGCtcgatctcttatttagcagcAGGGCGCTGTCTCCAGATTCTGTTTCTTCAGATCTAGACACGTCACTGCTGCCGGATTGGCTGTTGGACTTTCGAGCTTCCTCCCCAGATTCTGCAGCATCAGTTGAGAAATGTTCCTTCAGTCCGGACACGATGTATGTTCAAAACAACAGACAACATTGTAATTATTACTTCAGGTATTCTGAAGATAGGCCAGTTTCTCCTCTTTCAACATTGTATGAGGTTGATTATTCAGAATTTAGTATCAAGGATCTCCTGAATGAGAGCAGGCCAGAATCGCCAGTTTCGGTAGCGTCAGAGTATTTCAGAACAGAAACTGAGGTCTCTGTaattgcagttgcacctccgtCATGTGCACGACcttttacatatgcagacgttgTCCGTGGCTTTACTCATGAAAGACCAGCCGATGCCATGCCTAAAGTCACGGCTTCAGAGTCTGGACCTATTTTAGTACTGTCTGATTCCTTTGATGAGTTGCCTGACTCCACCACAGCTGAAATGGCCTTGGAGGTGAGACCATGTTCACCAGAGTCTATAGCGTCTCACTGTGAAGTCAGGGCTCTTTCTCCTGACTCGCCTGTTCCTCATTTTGACATTGCCCAAATTGAGAATTATGACCAATGCTTCAAGCAACGGTCGTACTCACCGCAATCGAGTGTTTCAGATTGGGAAGGTCATGATTGGGGTCTCCCTAACCTTTTTGATGAGACCAGACCACTATCGCCACAATCTGTTTCATCAGACATGGAGCtcgatctcttatttagcagcAGGGCGCTGTCTCCAGATTCTGTTTCTTCAGATCTAGACACGTCACTGCTGGGGGATTGGCTGTTGGACTTTCGAGCTTCCTCCCCAGATTCTGCAGCATCAGTTGAGAAATGTTCCTTCAGTCCGGACACGATGTATGTTCAAAACAACAGACAACATTGTAATTATTACTTAAGGTATTCTGAAGATAGGCCAGTTTCTCCTCTTTCAACATTGTATGAGGTGGATTATTCAGAATTTAGTATCAAGGATCTCCTGAATGAGAGCAGGCCAGAATCGCCAGTTTCGGTAGCGTCAGAGTATTTCAGAACAGAAACTGAGGTCTCTGTAATTGCAGTTCCACCTCCGTCATGTGCACGACcttttacatatgcagacgttgTCCGTGGCTTTACTCATGAAAGACCAGCCGATGCCATGCCTAAAGTCACGGCTTCAGAGTCTGGACCTATTTTAGTACTGTCTGATTCCTTTGATGAGTTGCCTGACTCCACCACAGCTGAAATGGCCTTGGAGGTGAGACCATGTTCACCAGAGTCTATAGCGTCTCACTGTGAAGTCAGGGCTCTTTCTCCTGACTCGCCTGTTCCTCATTTTGACATTGCCCAAATTGAGAATTATGACCAATGCTTCAAGCAACGGTCGTACTCACCGCAATCGAGTGTTTCAGATTGGGAAGGTCATGATTGGAGTCTCCCTAACCTTTTTGATGAGACCAGACCACTATCACCACAATCTGTTTCATCAGACATGGAGCTCGATCTCTTATCTAGCAGCAGGGCGTTGTCTCCAGATTCTGTTTCTTCAGATCTAGACACGTTACTCCTGCGGGATTGGCTGTTGGACTTTAGAGCATCTCACTGTGAAGTCACAGCACCTCCGTCTCCAATGGCTTTGGAGGTGAGACCATGTTCACCAGAGTCTATCGCGTCTTACTGTGAACTCAGGGCTCTTTCTCCTGACTCGCCTGTTCCTCATTTTGACATAGCCAGAATTGAGAATTATGGCCAATGCTTCAAGCAATGGTCGTATACACCGCAATCGAGTGTTTCAGATTGGGACGGTCATGATTGGGGTCTCACTAACCTTTTTGATGAGACCAGACCACTATCGCCACAATCTGTTTCATCAGACATGGAGCTCGATCTCTTATCTAGCAGCAGGGCGTTGTCTCCAGATTCAGTTTCTTCAGATCTAGACACGTCACTGCTGCGGGATTGGCTATTGGACATTAGAGCATCCTCCCCAGATTCTGCAGCATCAGTTGAGAAATGTTCCTTAATTCCGGACACGATGTCTGTTCAAAACAACAGACAACATTGTAATTATTACTTAAGGTATTCTGCAAATAGGCCAGTTTCTCCCCAGTCAACATTGACTGAGGTTGATTATTCAGAACTTAGTATCAAGGATCTTTTTAATGACAGAAGGCCAGAATCACCTGATTCAGTATCGTCAGAGCATTTTAGAACAGAAACTGAGGTCTCAGTAATTGCAGTTCCACCTCCGTCATGTGCACGACCTTCTACATATGCAGACGTTGTCCGTGGCTTTACTCATGAAAGACCAGCCGATGCCATGCCTAAAGTCACGGCTTCAGAGTCTGGACCTATTTTAGTACTGTCTGATTCCTTTGATGAGTCACAAGCTGAAATGGCTTTGGAGGTGAGACCATGTTCACCAGAGTCTATCGCGTCTTACTGTGAACTCAGGGCTCTTTCTCCTGACTCACCTGTTCCTCATTTTGACATTGCCCAAATTGAGAATTATGACCAATGCTTCAAGCAACGGTCGTACTCACCGCAATCGAGTGTTTCAGATTGGGAAGGTCATGATTGGGGTCTCCCTAACCTTTTTGATGAGACCAGACCACTATCGCCACAATCTGTTTCATCAGACATGGAGCtcgatctcttatttagcagcAGGGCGTTGTCTCCAGATTCTGTTTCTTCAGATCTAGACACGTCACTGCTGTGGGATTGGCTGTTGGACAATCGAGCTTCCTCCCCAGATTCTGCAGCATCAGTTGAGAAATGTTCCTTAAGTCCAGAGATGATGTCTGTTCAAAACAACAGACAACATTGTAATTATTACTTAAGTTATTCTGAAGATAGGCCAGTTTCTCCTCAGTCATCATTGTCTGAGGTTGATTTTTCAGATGTTAGTATCAAGGATCTCTTTAATGACAGCAGGCCAGAATCGCCAGACTTAGTGCCATCAGAAAATCGTTTTTCAGCAAATTTAAATACAGGCCGTCAGTCTCATGCAAGCCCTTTTCCACTTGCAGATTTGTCATTCTTGCCTCCAGTATTTTATTACCTCCAtcattataaaacatttatttcaactTTGTTTGATCCCCTCTATAAGGGAAAAAGTTCCTCTTTcgaaatgcttttaaaatttcACGCAGAACAAAAGTCTTTCCAAGAACCACAAACAGTCTCTTCCTGTTTTGCTCTCAAACGGTCACATGAGATTGCTCTCACTGACAAATTCACTCCTCCAAAATATTCTGCAGAATGTACTCTCCTCCCATATTTTTCACCCAAATGTTCGTCCCACTCTTCTCAGGAATGTACATTTTATGAATCATTTTCACAATCACATAATTTTGTCCACATACGTGATGCATTTCAATGTAATCAGTTGTCAAAATCGATATCGGTTTCACCTGATGCATCTGGATTGGATCAAAAGTGCTTCGGTCCATGTCATGATGACATCAAACCAGATTCACCTAAATTTGTTGTCTTTGACAGTGTACCTCATCAAAACATGGCCATCCAGGCATTTAGTGACTGTAATTTAATACCATCCACCCATGTAACTTTTGATTCagtaaaatgtttaaaacacaaaaaatctGAACAATGTCTCATCTATGAAAGTGTTAACAAAGACCAAAGACTTCTATACGAGCCATTCCGCAGGAGATTAACAGCACACATATATGATCCAGTCTACAGGGGGAAACATGTCTGCAACACAGTCAGGTTCAGTGTAACTGATGAAGGCTTTGAAAAGACTTCTGAGCAAAGCAATGTTGAATGTCTAACAGCTTTTGGGGAGGAGAAATGTATTCAAGAATCTactcatttcaaaaatataaacagcatCAAGCCTCGACTGAATGATGCCAGAACTGTCAATAATAGCCAGCCAGAGTTGAGTTACATGCCATCTGTGAAAGACAACATGGATATTTGTGACACTGGCATTGTCACGGAGGCCTTCAGCAAACAATCTCAAACAAGGAATGAAACAATGGAACAGAGACCACTTTTGAATGAGCATAAAGGAACAGACACTCTTTCCCCATTCATGATGACATACAGCCACGATGAGTTTTTTAAAGACATGCCAAGCGAGTCACTGAGAATGGACAAAAGTTCCTTTCTGCCGGTAAGACAGCAAAAGTCTTGCTATGCAGAGAATGCAGTGTTGCTTCATATAATTCGTAATTTTGGCCGTATACTGTCGATTGTTGGAATGGGCCTTTTACCCCAAGCTTTTACTAATTGCACACAATGGCCCCACTGTTTGGGTTCCGTAGGGATTTCTGTTCAACTGTAGAATACCAGCTTTTGTAAATGTGATAATGTGCTTAGCATTTTGATGGTGAATGTGGTCCTCTCTGCACTGAAGTTATAACAGAGCATCTGCCATTTACAGGGGGTCCTTGGTTTACGATGGTCCCGACATACCCGATTTTAAGGTTTCTAATGCaattataaaataattattGCGAAAATACAAAGTGCAAACTTAAGTACATTGCAATGAACAACACAAAGAACGAAGTGGGATGATGTAATTACGCTGGTGTGCGTGCAGTGCAGCGTTGAAGTAAAATTGCCAACTCTTCCACTCCCACACAGTTCTTAGAAAGAAGCGTTTTGGAACGTAACATGGTACTGTTTGATTTCAAAGAAATCAGTGTTCAGTCGTAACTACCCGAATGGATCCATACCAAAAAAAGTACCATCTTCAGAAGCCATTCCTGGACATGCCATTCTGTTCAGGCctgtcattctttttgtttttgttttttgtctatgGCTTATAAGTGTTCCTTCATAcaaatacttactgtaattgtgacattcaaaatatgtaaatgtagGTTACTAATGGACAACAGCACTTTCTCACTTGCGTCCATATTCGGCTTACATCACCGGCGTAGGAACAGAACTCCTGTCATAAACCTATGACTCCCAGTAAACATAAAAGATGCATGTCTACCTTCACATAACACATCATCTGGTTTTTGACACAAGTTcacttgtgcccccccccccacactaccCCTGCAAAATGTCATTGGACTTCCAATGACATTCTGATTTAGTGTACTCTTAATAGACAATGGAGATTTTCTCTCTTACTTATCAAATGATGTAATAAGTTTGATTTGTACACAGGTATGTTTTTATGTTAGTAACAGTTATAAAATACCACTGATCTCCAGAAAATGCTAGTGGGCTATAAGTGAATTTTTGCatcagagaaaaaaatggccttgaaaaaaatgcatgtttcagtcggctctttcatttttcaccaatcacaaatcattttcatttttttccattccatcATTTCCTGCAGGTGTCAACATCATCTTCCAAGATAAATCTTTCCCAGCATAAAGAGCAAAAAGATCCTGATTTCAAGTGCTCTGAAACAAGCTTACAGTCAATGCATTATCATGCAAACACACTCTCTGAAAATGTAGCATTACACATTGCAGATATTTTTGATCAAAGTAAAACACAATCTGAGGTCTCATTGACGTCTGTAACTGGCTCAACAAAAACCATGGAAAAAGGTCTAATATTCCTTGCCCAAAGTGAAGGATCCAGCTCAATGACCAAAGACTCACCTCAAGATAGTGGTGAGGAGGAAATTATCACATCATCCAACCCTTCACCA encodes:
- the LOC127613485 gene encoding uncharacterized protein LOC127613485 isoform X5, with protein sequence MELDLLSSSRALSPDSVSSDLDTSLLRDWLLDFRASSPNSAASVEKCSFSPDTMCVQNNRQHCNYYLSYSEDRPVSPQSSLSEVDFSDVSIKDLFNDSRPESPDLVPSENRFSANLNTGRQSHASPFPLADLSFLPPVFYYLHHYKTFISTLFDPLYKGKSSSFEMLLKFHAEQKSFQEPQTVSSCFALKRSHEIALTDKFTPPKYSAECTLLPYFSPKCSSHSSQECTFYESFSQSHNFVHIRDAFQCNQLSKSISVSPDASGLDQKCFGPCHDDIKPDSPKFVVFDSVPHQNMAIQAFSDCNLIPSTHVTFDSVKCLKHKKSEQCLIYESVNKDQRLLYEPFRRRLTAHIYDPVYRGKHVCNTVRFSVTDEGFEKTSEQSNVECLTAFGEEKCIQESTHFKNINSIKPRLNDARTVNNSQPELSYMPSVKDNMDICDTGIVTEAFSKQSQTRNETMEQRPLLNEHKGTDTLSPFMMTYSHDEFFKDMPSESLRMDKSSFLPEISAEIGSMSESSDDEFLSTRIVRRRVVIQADEMPDVPMQTTTEENYKDENGHIVVRKVTRKIIRKCVSSDGAEREEVLIEGSPQRSISVAEGDGYSKVVKRTVLKSEGDHTEVTFAESEGFSASQATAEVRKVSLAERTTVVEGKRTVTHKGDLSLASDLPSAQEDFNQALGYIGGLTREELPYVVESETVKDDGTVVRRAHMRKGQTLRRTVVQGGGQRKQVLLEQTDGPTKGSKSHELQQHLHQLFHHYYEHQEDHDDDDDDEEAKQSKNV
- the LOC127613485 gene encoding uncharacterized protein LOC127613485 isoform X6 gives rise to the protein MELDLLSSSRALSPDSVSSDLDTSLLRDWLLDFRASSPNSAASVEKCSFSPDTMCVQNNRQHCNYYLSYSEDRPVSPQSSLSEVDFSDVSIKDLFNDSRPESPDLVPSENRFSANLNTGRQSHASPFPLADLSFLPPVFYYLHHYKTFISTLFDPLYKGKSSSFEMLLKFHAEQKSFQEPQTVSSCFALKRSHEIALTDKFTPPKYSAECTLLPYFSPKCSSHSSQECTFYESFSQSHNFVHIRDAFQCNQLSKSISVSPDASGLDQKCFGPCHDDIKPDSPKFVVFDSVPHQNMAIQAFSDCNLIPSTHVTFDSVKCLKHKKSEQCLIYESVNKDQRLLYEPFRRRLTAHIYDPVYRGKHVCNTVRFSVTDEGFEKTSEQSNVECLTAFGEEKCIQESTHFKNINSIKPRLNDARTVNNSQPELSYMPSVKDNMDICDTGIVTEAFSKQSQTRNETMEQRPLLNEHKGTDTLSPFMMTYSHDEFFKDMPSESLRMDKSSFLPADEMPDVPMQTTTEENYKDENGHIVVRKVTRKIIRKCVSSDGAEREEVLIEGSPQRSISVAEGDGYSKVVKRTVLKSEGDHTEVTFAESEGFSASQATAEVRKVSLAERTTVVEGKRTVTHKGDLSLASDLPSAQEDFNQALGYIGGLTREELPYVVESETVKDDGTVVRRAHMRKGQTLRRTVVQGGGQRKQVLLEQTDGPTKGSKSHELQQHLHQLFHHYYEHQEDHDDDDDDEEAKQSKNV